The Candidatus Celerinatantimonas neptuna DNA segment GTGGTACGGATTATACAAGTAAATCAGACCAGAAAAAACGTTCACAACTTAAAGTTCCATCAAATACAACTATCATCGGCGTTAACAGCTCTGCAGGCCTGACAAATGGTTCTCTGGTCATTTATAACGTCAAAAACGTAATTGTCCGTAACCTGACTATTGAGTCACCTGTTGATGTCGCTCCTGAGTATGAATCTGGTGATGGTTGGAATGCAGAGTGGGATGGATTGGATATTAAAAAATCCAAAAATGTCTGGATTGACCATATGACCTTCACTGATGGCTCATTCACTGATGACCAATATACTACCAAAAATGGTGAAACTTATGTTCAGCATGATGGTGAATTAGATATTACCCATGGTAGTGACTACATCACAATTTCTAACTCAATCTTTAAAAATCATGACAAAACCATGCTGATTGGGCATAGTAAAAGCAATTCGTCAGAAGATAAAGGCCACTTCCGTGTTACCTTGGTAAACAACATTTTCAATACCATTGAACAAAGGACACCTCGGGTTCGATTTGGTAAAATCCATGCCTATAACAACTATTTCAAAGGGAATAAAAAAGCATCAACTTATGCTTATAAATATTCATTTGGTTTAGGTTATAAAGGTTCTATCCTTTCTGAAAAAAATGTATTTAAAATTAGCAACCTATCAAAACAGTGTAAAGTGGTTAAAGTTTTCAAATCTAATAGTTCTTTGGAAGATAATGGTTCTAAATTTAACGGAAGTTCTTTAAGTTTATCTAGCTGTAGTATTCCAAGTTCAAGCTTGTCTTGGAGTGTACCGTATAGCTATACAACCCGTTCAACTAGCAGCCTTGTCACCTATTTAAATAAACATAGCGGTGCTGGTAATTTGTCACTCTGATTAAATGAAACATTAATAAAAGGTAGCCATTCAGACTACCTTTTATTAAATCCGAAAAATTATTTTTGATATTTACAACACAAAGGATTGTCTTATATATTATATGTCTTTATGGTTCATTTAAGCGCCCATCTTCTACAATTCAAATAATAATCAAGTTACAGTTTTCATCTATAAATATAATATTTTTTAATCCATTAATTTCTTTCTAAGTTATAACTCCTATTTTTTGCTTAAAAAACGACATTACCCCTATTTGTATTTTTTGACACAAAAACAACACCCAAATGTCATTTTTTGATAATCAATATTACATAAAGAGTGTAAATAATCTAAATACACTAATAGTGTAATAACAAATAAACTTATATTCCTACTTATTTTTTATTGAAAAATTCAATAAAAACAATTGGTAATGGGGCCATTAATGAAACGGAATGCATTTGGGAAATTGCTTGCTACATCTATTATTTTTTCTAATATCATGTATGCACATGCAGAAAACGCGATAAACCTGGGAAGCCATAAACTTTCAGTCAAAGGCGATGTTAAATTTAACACCAACGTTAACAATAACAAGACAGATAATAGCCAACAAATTAATCAAGATGGACGTATCAAATTAAACCTAAAATCAAGTCAAACATTAATGGACAAAATTTCATCCACGTCGTCGCCCAGCCATTATTCAAAACAAGTGGTTCTGTTGGCCTGGATAACGCGTTTATTTCATTTAGTAAAAAATCAGACTGGCAGCTGAAGGTCGGTCGGTTCAAATCCTATAATCTGTCACCATCAGGTCAGGATACCTATGTCGAAAACGCTGATGATTTTAGTGTCTATCGTGCGGATACAGCCAGAGGCCGTGGTGATAACGGACAATTAAAATTCTCAAAACGATTCAATCAAATCTATTTTGAAGTCTCATCTTTGATGAAACAACCTACCGATGGAAGCAATAAAAATGCTGTTTTCATCCGCCCAGTCGTTGAATATAAACTTACTGATTCATTCAAAATAGCCGGTGGAATGGAAGCGAACCTCACGAAAAGTGGTCAGGATACGGGTAATGACTTTATAGGCTATGGAGCTACAGCTAAGTATTCAGCTAATAATCTAAAATTAAACCTGAGCTATGCTCATCGCCACTTTAATTCAAAAGATGAAAAAGATAGCTCAATTGTTGCGACAATCCTCTACCGTGGATTTGGACTAGCCCATATCTATGCTCAAAATGATCTCCAGAATACGACAGCTAAAGTGAATACAACCTACGCATCATATAAATTCTCTCATGTGATGGACGTCAAAGATCTCGCTTTATATATGGGCACTTTTTATTCAAAAGCCAGTAACAATAGTAACAGCAATATCGGTTCTCGCGTACGTATCAAATACTACTTCTAATCGATAAATATCCTTTGCCTTTCATGTACTTTTTGCCCACGCTCTGTTCGTGGGCTTTTTTATAATAAATTACTAATCTATTATCCGTATCTCTCACAAATAGAATATCGACCTGATAGTTGGTATAATTCATCTACCCTGTCGTTTTTAGAAATAAAAAAAATGGATATATCCTTAAAAAAAATCCCGAAAGAACAGCGACCGATTCTTGAAAACCTGTTCCCATACTATGTCTATGACATGACAGAATTCATGAAATGGCCTCCTAATGAGAATGGGCAATATACGTTCACCCCTTCAACTTTAGATTTTTATTGGCAAAAATCTGACCACACTCCTTACTTTATCTCTGCGGGCAATGAACTGGCTGGTTTTGTACTAGTTCGCCGATATGCGGACACACAACGGTATGATATTGAACAATTCTTTGTCCTTAGAAAATTTAAACGCAACGGCATTGGAAAAAAGGCGCTTGAACAGGTGGTTAAATTACATCCTGGAAGCTGGCAAATCAGAGTGTTACTCGAAAATACAGGTGCACTTCAATTTTGGAAATCAGCAGTTACAAATATAATGGGTAGCCAATTTACCCTAACGAAAGAAAATGATGATAATTTAATCATGTATTTTCTGAAATTTGAGGCATAATCATCAACAGAAAGTCACTAAAGATCCGATCTTTAAACTCATAAACATCAGTACAAGATACTCATAATACTTCTGTAACAGCCAATTTTTACAATAAAAATTACGCAATTCACACTTCTTGTCTGATACGCATGCTAACCACTGACAAAAAGCATCAATCTGTGGGGAACAAACTACTTGTTATAAATACCATCAAAATTGCATATATATCACATCCGATTATCTCGTTGTAATATACATTACCTTTGCTCTACCAGCTTCGAATTAGCACATTCTATCATTAAGATAGAACATGGGGATCCAATGTTCCGAACACAGTGACTAAAACAATCACTCATCCACCTAAAACGAATTCCCATACAACCGCCATTCGCAATTGCGACAGCGCTTGATGACGTAGACTGGATTGATTTAACCTAGGCGTGAAACGGAACTTATTTCTAAAGGCCAATAGCATCATCACAAAAACTAACACGACTTTGCCATCAAGCAGAGCCTGGTAAGTATTGTGCCAAGGAATGGGACTTTCCCCAGAATAAACCAGGTATTGACTAAACCAGTTAGTATAATGATGCCCCCCGCGAACATACCTAGCTGCGAAAAGCGATGAACGGCTTTCAATATATCAAACCATTCACGCTCTTTTTCAGGAAATTGCATGCTCATAAAAAATAAGGGAATCAGCCCACCGAGCCACGAAGCACCGGCAATGACATGTAATACATCATTCAGCTGATAGAATAATCCAACCTACCCTTCCTCAAAGCGAGTATGGCCAGTTAAAGAAAGGCTTACCAACATAAATGCCGAGCCCAAAAGAGCGATAAATCGATGATATTGATTTATCCAAACACGACTAAGAAGTATCAAGCATCCAAATAAGCTCACTCCCCAACAAGAACCAGCCGAAATCCCTGTTGCTACAACCCATAGCATCTGCAATGAATAAGCATCTTGCCATCCACCACCAATCATGGTGGCCATTATTGGCAAATAACAAATCGTTACTACGACTAAAAGAGTAATCAACAGCCCAAAGAACACCCGAAGCTTTGTCAAAATCGGATCTCTTAACTTATCTGACTCAATCCCAATAGACGGATAAAAAATCATCCCTCATACCAAAGATCCCGAGAGATCCTGTATAAATCGACAAACAACAAGTGCCAAATAAACTTATATCATAAAGTCTAAATTATTTTACCCTGAAGGAATAATGGCCATGTGTATTATGGCCATCTTTTGACAAGGCATGCTATTTGACTTGATAACGTCCAGCTCTTAGAGAGTCTTTCAGGCGAATGATTAACACACGGTCATTTCCTCTTTTAAGTTTAGAACTTCCTGTTTCAATCTGGTAATGTCGAGGACCTTCCAGCTTTATACCAGATACCAGTGAAATGAACGTTTAATCCTTCTGTAAAACTAAGTACTAATTTATTGGGAGAAGTAACCACCACGCTTCCAGCCGATGGCATCGAGGCATGTAAATGAGCATGGGCAAAAGCAATATTGGCCATCGACATAGTTGCCGCCAACGCAACAAAAGAACCAATTAAAAATTTTTTCATGTAATAATAGTCCGACTGAATGTATGTTATGAACATTGTTAACTATATAATTTATAATAACAAAATTATTACAACTTATTATCTAATGATTCAAAAAAAATCACGTCGGCACTGAGCTGGATATAAGAAATAAGAAATACGCAATAAAAACGATGGGAATGATACAAAAATTTATCCACCTTCTTAGAAAGGAGGAATCATAACGAAATCGCAATTTATTCAATGTTAAATCAGAATTATTTATGATCTGGAGCTCAAAATTGAAGCCAAGAAGAGTCATCATTCTATGGTTGATACTCTAATTCTCTAAAAAATTCTTAGCCTATGTAGCAAAGAATATATAAATAAAAACAGCCGCATCAAAAGTACGGCTGTAAAAATAATAAAAAACAAGTTTACTGGCAAATTTCATCATCACTAAAGAAAAAAGCAATTTCACGTGAAGCAGATTCGGCTGAATCTGAACCATGGGTCGCATTAGATGGCATTCCAGAACCATACATAGCCCGTAATGTACCAGCTTCAGCCTGACTAGGATCTGTTGCCCCCATCAATTTTCGGTACACATCAATTGCATTTTCTCCTTCAAGGACCTGAACCATAATGGGCCCCTGGGTCATAAAATCAATCAAAGGCTGATAAAATGACTTTCCCTGATGCTCAGCATAAAAACCTGCAGCCTGATCCTCAGTCAGTTTGAGCATTTTAGCAGCAACAATTTTCAGACCAGACATTTCAATTTTCTGAAAAATATCGCCTATATGCTGCTCTTTTACTGCATCCGGCTTCAACATTGAAAAGGTACGTTCTAATGCCATGTTTTTTCCTTCCAGACCTATCTCTATACCTGCATTATGCAGAACACATTTATAACATTATTCCATTTCAGTTAACAGATGACTAATAGTACGAATCCCATGACCTTTTGCACCAGTCGACCATAAATCATTTGGTGATTTTTGATACGAACCAGAAAGATCGAAATGAAGCCATTTTTGATCGGGTGAGCTGATAAATTTGGACAAGAATGCTGCTGCAGTACTAGCACCAGGACAACCTTCACCACTATGCACATTGGCAATATCGGCAAACGATGAACTTAATGAATCGACATGCCAGGAATTCAAAGGTAAAGACCAAACCAACTCATGTTCAGAAGTCGCGGCATTAAGCGCTTCATCGATTAAAGACGAATCAAATCCAAGTACTGCATTATAATCACGCCCGACAGCCACTTTTGCCGCACCTGTTAAAGTAGCAGCATCAATAATTAATGATGGTTGGCAATCGTCCGCACATAGCAATCCATCAGCTAAAACCAATCGTCCTTCTGCATCAGTATTCAGTATTTCCACACTTACGCCATTTCGATAACGAATAACATCGCCTAATTTAAATGCGTTCCCCGAAACAAGGTTTTCAGCACAGCAGAGAAATAATTTAACCCTTTTATTTAATCCACGGCAAATAGCAAGCGCTAGCGCAGCGGTTAATGTTGCAGCTCCGCCCATATCGCTTTTCATGGTATCCATTGATGAGGATGGTTTTAAACTATACCCTCCTGAATCAAATGTAATGCCTTTGCCAACTAAAGCAATAGCCACAGGCTCATTTGCATTACTGGTTGGATTATAATCCAGTTGCAACATGGCTGGAGCTCGATGACTGCCTCGCCCTACTTCATAAATTCCGACATATTCTTTTTCGCATAAAGCCTCTCCCATAATAATCTCAGAGGTAACATATTCAGGAGATAATTCACGCAAAAAGCTTTCTGCGAACTGGCATAATTTCTCTGGATAAAGCTCTGCTGGCCCTTTATTAATAAGCTCTCGTGCCCAGTTAATCACTTTAAGCCGAGACTCTAATTCACATTGCTCATCTTCTGTAAGGGATGGAAAATCAATATGCCCGGTCTGTTTAGCGGTATAATATCCCTGTTGGAATGCCCAGCAGAGCTCAAGATCCCATGATCCCCCCGCTAACTGAACACCAATAATACCTTGACCACTTAATTTTCTTGCAGCTTTTTGTACAATGCGCAACTGTTCTTCGTTACAGTCAGTCATCAAGTGAATAATCGCGCCATCGCTATTAAATGAAAGATAAACATTTTTCCCCCACTTTGATGGGGCTTCCTGATAAGAAATTGAAACGTACATTTGCGACATGATTATTCCTTTTATTGTGTATAAAGTAGAGCCACAATAAAATTGTGGCTCTACTTTATATTATTCGGCTTCACCAATCCAAGCCTGTTGGATTGCTTCTAGGATTTTTTCATTGCTTCGATTAGGATCATCATCAAATTCGTCTAATTCACAGATCCAACGATGCAAATCAGTAAAACGAACCTGCAACGGATCAACGTCTGGAAACTGTTCACATAACTCAATCGCGATATCCTGAACATCATTCCATTTTAACTGCATATCAAAAGCCTTAATGTTTCTCTGAAACCATATTAACGGTATAACGGGGGATTTCGACAACCAAATCTTCATCCCCTATCACAGCCTGACAACCCAACCGAGATTCAGGTTCAAGTCCCCAAGCCTTATCAAGCATATCATCCTCAAGATCATCACTCTGTGCCAATGAATCAAAACCTTCACGAATAATGACATGGCAGGTTGTACAGGCACAAGACTTCTCGCACGCATGTTCAATACCTATACCATCACGCAGCGCAACATCCAACACAGTTTCACCAGTATTCGCTTCAACAACAGCCCCATCGGGGCATAACTCTTCATGTGGAAGAAAAATGACTTTAGGCATGATTAAATTCCATCAATATTTTGGCCTTTTAAGGCTTCTCGAATTGAATGATCCATTCGTTTAGCTGCAAAATCTGAAGAAATATCATCAAGATTCTTAATTGCAGTTTCAATTTCATGAGTATCATCGCGTTGGGCTTTCTCTGATAAAATTTGCATCGCCTGTTCAATGTCACGCAATTGATTATCAGATAAAAGATCACCATCTACATCCAAGGCTGAACGCATATTCTCTAAAATGCGAGCTGCATCAACTTGCTGCTCTTTAAGCATTCGGGCTTTAAGATCTGATTGAGCATTATTAATCGAATCTTTCAGCATATCTGCAATTTGATGATCGGCTAAACCATACGATGGTTTAACCTGAATCGATGCATGTACCCCTGTTGCCTTTTCCATAGCAGTAACAGACAAAAGTCCATCAGCATCAACCTGAAAAGTCACACGAATATGAGCAGCGCCAGCGGCCATTGGGGGCATTCCCGTTAAGGTAAAACGTCCCAGAGAACGACAGGCATCAACAAGTTCTCGCTCACCTTGCAGAACATGAACAGCCATAGCAGTTTGGCCATCTTTGAATGTAGTAAATTCTTGAGCTCTCGCCACTGGAATTGTGGTATTGCGCGGAATAATTTTTTCAACTAATCCCCCCATCGTTTCAATTCCCAGTGACAACGGAATAACATCCAATAATAATAAATCGCTATCCTTTTTGTTACCAACCAGAATATCAGCTTGCAATGCGGCGCCTAATGCTACAACCCGGTCTGGATCTATATTTGTTAATGGAGCCCTGCCAAAATAGTCTGCTACCATTTTGCGAACAACAGGAACTCTTGTCGAACCGCCAACCAAGACAACATTAACGACTTCATCTTTACTCACATCAGCATCACGCATTGCCCGTCGACACGCCTTAATCGTCCGCTTGACTAATGGCTCAATCAGTAATTCAAACGTTTCCCGGGTTAATATTCCTTGCCAGCAAACATCACCATATTCAAATCCAAGAATGACTTCTTGTTTTTCAGACAACTCAATTTTTGCTTTTGTAGCAACCCGTTGAAGTTCACGGCGCAGACCTTTGACCGAAAAATCAACCTGACCCAACTGCTGGCTTATCCACCCAACAATCACTTCATCAAAGTCATCACCACCAAGAGCAGAGTCACCTCCTGTAGCGAGCACTTCAAATACACCCCGACTTAAACGCAAAAGTGATATATCGAAAGTTCCACCACCTAAATCAAAGACAGCAATCACGCCTTCATCTTGCGTATCCAAACCATAAGCAATAGCTGCAGCTGTAGGTTCATTTAATAATCGTAAAACATGTAATCCTGCCAACTGAGCTGCATCTTTTGTTCCTTGCCTTTGAGCATCATCAAAATAAGCAGGCACAGTGATAACAACCCCATCAAGCTCTCCACCAAGAGACAGATGAGCCCTATCCGACAGAACTTTCAGTATTTCAGACGATACTTGTACCGGATTAACCAATCCACCATTAGTTCGCACAGTTGGTATGCTTGATGTTAAATCAAATTGATACGGTAACTGTTGACTATCAAGATCTTCGATACTTTTCCCAAGCATCCGTTTAACCGATACAATCGTATTTTCCGCATCATCAACAGCTCTTTCTCTAGCCTTGATTCCAACTTCAACATGATCAGTCTGATAATTCACAACGGACGGCAGAATATGCTGGCCATTTGAATCGACGATCGTATCAACCTTTCCACTACGAACCGTTGCAACCAGAGAATTCGTGGTACCTAAATCGATTCCAACAGCAAATTTATGTTGATGAGGCGCGGCAGCCTGACCTGGCTCCGCAATCTGAAGTAACGCCATAATACCCTATAATTCGAAGAGATTGTCTTCCAGCGCGCGTAGTTGCTCTTTCAGCCGTACATAAAATTTCATCTTACGAGCTGAATCAGCAGCCTGTGTATATTGCTTTTCTTCATATTCACGCACAAACATATTTTCTAAATCGTGTTGCTGCTTCCTTAATTTCTCAGAGAAGCGCTCTATCGCATCTTCGGGATCATCCGATTGAGATAAAGACTCAAGTTCTTCACGTAAACTCATCTGAGCCATTAAAAAATCCAAATCCTGCATTGTCTGCTGCTCATTACTAATATCAATGCCGTGTAATTGCAGCATATATTGAGCACGACGTTCTGGATGAAGAAGAGTCTGATAAGCATCATTAATCGTTGATGCTTTATGCAAGGCAATTGCCTTCTCTTGAAAGCCGGCACCTGCGTAGTTATCGGGATGATACTGACTTTGCAGCTGACGAAAACACGCTGACAACGCATTTTTATCAACATCAAAACCTGGCGCCAGAGAAAAAAGGTCAAAATAATTCATGCTTTGCTCCCGAAATTAACGTCACATTAGAACTAAACATTAAAACTTTCGCCGCAACCACACGCATCTTTAACATTCGGGTTGTTGAATTCAAATCCCTCATTTAAACCTTCTTTCACAAAATCTAACTCTGTTCCATCCAGATAAACGAGGCTTTTTTCATCCACAATCACTTTGACGCCATGGCTTGGAAACACTATATCGTCATCTGCTAAATCATCTACGAATTCCAACACATATGCCATCCCCGAACAGCCTGAGGTCTTGACTCCTAACCGAATACCGAGGCCTTTGCCTCGGTTTATCAGGTAATGTTGAATATGATTAGCAGCAGCTTGTGTCACGGTAATTGCCATAACCACTCCTTTATATTCACACTAGTTATTATTTTTTTTCTTATAATCTGCAATTGCCGCTTTAATTGCATCTTCAGCTAAAATTGAGCAATGAATTTTTACCGGAGGCAGTGCCAGCTCTTCTGCAATCTTCGTATTTTTAATTTCAGATGCTTCATCGAGCGTTTTACCTTTAACCCACTCGGTCACTAAAGAACTTGATGCAATAGCACTACCACAGCCATATGTTTTAAAGCGGGCATCTTCAATAACACCATTATCCCCCACTTTTAACTGCAGTTTCATAACATCACCACATGCAGGAGCACCGACCATACCAGTCCCAACAGAAGAATCATCTGCTGCAAATGAACCAACATTCCGAGGGTTCTCGTAATGATCGATTACTTTATCACTATAAGCCATAATTTTTCTCCAAGTTCACCGTATCATTAATGTTCAGCCCATTCGACTTCATTCAAGTCGACTCCTGACTTATACATATCCCATAATGGCGACATTTCTCTCAATCGGGCAATCGCCTTATGAATTACTGTTACTGCATAATCAATTTCTTCTTCAGTCGTAAAACGTCCAAAAGAAAAACGTATAGAACTATGCGCCAATTCATCATTTCGCCCTAATGCCCGTAACACATAAGAAGGCTCAAGACTAGCTGATGTACAAGCCGAACCGGATGAAACCGCTAAATCTTTTAATGCCATCATCAATGATTCACCTTCAACATAATTGAAGCTGACATTCAGATTTCCGGCCACCCGTTGTTCCATATCGCCGTTGACATAAACTTCTTCGATGTCTTTAATACCGCTCCAAAAACGATCCCGCAGCGATTTTAATCTGACTTCTTCAGATTCCAATTCTTCTTTGGCTATGTGAAATGCCTCGCCCATACCAACAATCTGATGAGTTGGCAGCGTACCACTTCTCATCCCTCTTTCATGGCCACCACCATGCATTTGGGCTTCAAGACGCACACGAGGTTTGCGGCGGACATACAAAGCACCAATCCCTTTAGGACCATAAACTTTATGGCCAGACAAAGACATCAAATCGATATTTAATTCAGCAACATTTATGGGTAACTTACCCGCACTTTGTGCGGCATCGACATGGAAAATAACTTTTCTTTCACGGCACATTTGCCCGATTTTTTGGATATCCTGAATTACACCGATTTCGTTATTCACATGCATGATTGAAACCAGAACAGTATCACCACGCATTTCAGATGCTAACTTATCGAGATCAATCAGACCATTTTCCATAGGATCCAAATAAGTCACTTCAAATCCTTCACGCTCTAACTGGCGGCAGGTATCCAGAACAGCTTTATGCTCTGTCTTACAGGTAATAATATGTTTACCTTTCTTCCCATAGAAATGAGCCGCCCCCTTAATGGCCAAGTTATCAGATTCAGTCGCACCAGAGGTGAACACAATCTCTCGAGGATCGGCACCGATTAACTCAGCAACTTGGTTACGGGCGATGTCAACGGCTTCTTCAGCCTGCCAGCCGAATCGGTGTGAACGGGAAGCGGGATTACCAAAAACGCCGTCCATTGTTAGATAAGACATCATTTTTTCAGCAACACGTGGATCTACCGGTGTTGTTGCTGAATAATCAAAATAAATCGGCAACTTCATCTCTTTTCTCCAAAGCACTTTTCCTGCTGCCAAGCATGATCACTGTTATAATCTTACATCAAGATTTAACGAACTATGAGCTACGGTAGTTGAATTACTTTTAGCACTACCGCAATGAGTTACTTGCTTTGCTTCATGCTCGCTCATAAGTTCACCCAAGCTGATTCCATCCAAAAAAGTTGCAATCCGATGACTAAGGTTTTCCCATAAAGAGTGCGTCAAACAACGATCACCATCCTGACAATCGCCTTTCCCTTTACAACGGGTTGCATCAATTGACTCATCCACAGCATGAATAACCATACTGACAGCTATTTGGTCGGCTTCCAGCCCCAGACGGTATCCTCCACCAGGCCCGCGGACACTAGACACCAACCCCTGTTTTCGTAACCTGGAAAATAATTGCTCCAGATAAGAAAGCGAGATTCCCTGACGCTCTGAAATATCTGCCAACGGAACAGGTCCATTTACTGAATGCAGCGCGACATCCAGCATTGCTGTAACCGCATAACGACCTTTTGATGTTAAGCGCATAATCATCATCTCTTTGGGTGAATTTAATAGAATGTTTACATACCCGACTAAATTAGTCAAGTATTTATCCGACTAGTTTAGTCGGGTTTAATTGTCTTACCCCGAGCAGTGCGCTCAATAGCCGAGAGAATGCCTCGCATCGTATTCAATTCATTTTGTTCCATGCGAATTCGATTAAACATTCTCCGCATTTTTTCCATTACTTTTCCGGGATGTTTCGGAACAATAAAACCTATTTCATACAACGCATTATGGAGATGTTCATAGAAATTTTCCATATCCTGATTATTAGGATATGGACGGGTTTCAGGTTCAGGAGATCCTAAAAAGGCCATACGAACCTCATAACAAAGTATTTGTACAGCCATCGCCAGATTTAACGAACTATATTCAGGATTTGTAGCGACATTAACATGATAATGACAATGATGTAATTCTTCGTTTGTCAGACCGGTACGCTCACGCCCAAAAACAATAGCCACCTGGCCATTACAACTTTCTTTAACAACTAATTCACCTGCCTGATGAGCATTAATTAAGGGCCAGTCAAGCGTACGACTACGGGCACTGGTACCAACAACTAGTTCACAAGGAGCTATCGCTTCTTCCAAAGAATCAACAATCTGAACATTAGCTAAAACATCCGTAGCCCCCGCAGCCAATGCATGAGACTTTCCATCAACTTCAGACTGAGGAGTAACTAAAACTAATTTGGATATTCCCATTGTCTTCATCGCACGTGCAGCAGAACCTATATTTCCACTATGGCTGGTTCCAACTAACACTACACGTACACTATCTAACATCTCTCATCTCC contains these protein-coding regions:
- the iscR gene encoding HTH-type transcriptional regulator IscR, which translates into the protein MRLTSKGRYAVTAMLDVALHSVNGPVPLADISERQGISLSYLEQLFSRLRKQGLVSSVRGPGGGYRLGLEADQIAVSMVIHAVDESIDATRCKGKGDCQDGDRCLTHSLWENLSHRIATFLDGISLGELMSEHEAKQVTHCGSAKSNSTTVAHSSLNLDVRL
- the iscS gene encoding Cysteine desulfurase IscS, with product MKLPIYFDYSATTPVDPRVAEKMMSYLTMDGVFGNPASRSHRFGWQAEEAVDIARNQVAELIGADPREIVFTSGATESDNLAIKGAAHFYGKKGKHIITCKTEHKAVLDTCRQLEREGFEVTYLDPMENGLIDLDKLASEMRGDTVLVSIMHVNNEIGVIQDIQKIGQMCRERKVIFHVDAAQSAGKLPINVAELNIDLMSLSGHKVYGPKGIGALYVRRKPRVRLEAQMHGGGHERGMRSGTLPTHQIVGMGEAFHIAKEELESEEVRLKSLRDRFWSGIKDIEEVYVNGDMEQRVAGNLNVSFNYVEGESLMMALKDLAVSSGSACTSASLEPSYVLRALGRNDELAHSSIRFSFGRFTTEEEIDYAVTVIHKAIARLREMSPLWDMYKSGVDLNEVEWAEH
- the trmJ gene encoding tRNA (cytidine/uridine-2'-O-)-methyltransferase TrmJ → MLDSVRVVLVGTSHSGNIGSAARAMKTMGISKLVLVTPQSEVDGKSHALAAGATDVLANVQIVDSLEEAIAPCELVVGTSARSRTLDWPLINAHQAGELVVKESCNGQVAIVFGRERTGLTNEELHHCHYHVNVATNPEYSSLNLAMAVQILCYEVRMAFLGSPEPETRPYPNNQDMENFYEHLHNALYEIGFIVPKHPGKVMEKMRRMFNRIRMEQNELNTMRGILSAIERTARGKTIKPD